ttgagcttttgtgtctccttaatttctctcatatcacggtctccctaaatctcaaaagcttcatccacacaaaactcaacaaggactcatgagataggttagtataaaccattgcaaaaaccttatcatactctaccgtAGAAAatccctaaaattattattcaacattgcatactaaatgcatctgcatatttaatagttctatcctcaaatagaatcattaaagaagcaaacatatgcaaacaatgcaaacataacagcaatctgcctaaacaggatagtctgtcaagaatgctgcaacatccatacttccatagctccaaaaattatgaaagaaaattcccactgtagtaattttatcagagcttaatatgcaaaatgtttcaatattttatcacattcttacttttctagggaattattgcaacaacggtaaactttctgttttcaaacagcaacatgtatacttgtaacataggcatagtaaagactattaatgccacttctattgaaataaaagatgcaaaacattgttctaaataacagcaagaaaatcgtaacaaaataaattgacgctccaagcaaaacacatattatgtggcgaataaaaatatagctccaagtaaagttatcgatgaacgaagacgaaagaggagatgccttccggggcatccccaagcttaggctcttggttgtccttgaatattacctttgggtgccttgggcatccccaagcttaggctcttgccactccttattccatagtccatcgaatccttacccaaaacttgaaaacttcacaacacaaaactaaacagaaaactcgtaagctccgttagtataagaaaataaatcaccacttcaagatactgtaatgaactcattctttatttatattggtgttaaacctactgtattccaacttctttatggtttataaactattttactagccatatattcatcaaaataagtaaacaacacatgaaaaacagaatctgtcaaaaacagaacagtctgtagtaatctggatcaaacgtatacttctggaactcataaaattctcaaataaattgctggacctgaggaatttatctattaatcatctgcaaaaagaattaactaaataacactctccaaataaaaatggcagcaattctcgtgagcgctaaagtttctgtttttgacagcatgattaacaagactttccccaagtcttcccaaaggttctacttggcacaaacactaattaaaagcataaaaccacatctaagcagagtctagatgaattatttattactaaacaggagcgaaaagcaaggaataaaaataaaattgggttgcctcccaacaagcgctatcgtttaacgcctctagctaggcatgatgatttcaatgatgctcatataaaagataagaattgaaacataaagagagcatcattaagaatatgactagcacatttaagtctaacatacttcctatgcatagggattttgtgagcaaaaaacttatgggagcaataatcaacttgcataggaaggtaaaacacgcataacttcaaaactttaagcacatagagaggaaacttgatattattgcaactcctacaagcatatattcctccctcataataattttcagtagcatcatgaatgaatttaacaatataaccagcacctaaagcattcttttcatgatctacaagcatagaaaatttactactctccacataaggaaaATTCTTCTCACGAAtattagtgggagcaaactcaacaaaataattatcatgtgattgaaaattaagatcaagatgacaagtttcatggttatcattattctttaaagcatacgtgtcatcacaataatcatcatagataggaggcatgctttcatcatagctagtgcaatcatcattaatattatggatattcaaagaattcgtactaacaacattgcaatcatgctcatcattcaaatatttagtgccaaacattttatagatttcttcttctagcacttgagcacaattatcctttccatcatactcacgaaagatattaaaaaggtgaagtgtatgagacaaactcaattccatttttatatagttttcttttataaactaaactagtgataaaacaagaaactaaaagactcgattgcaagatctaaggatataccttcaagcactcacctccccggcaacggcgccagaaaagagcttgatgtctactacacaaccttcttcttgtagacgttgttgggcctgcaagtgcacaggtttgtaggacagtagcaaatttccctcaagtggatgacctaaggtttatcaatccgtaggaggcgtaggatgaagatggtctctctcaagcaaccctgcagccaaataacaaagagtctcttgtgtccctaacacacccaatacaatggtaaattgtataggtgcactagttcggcgaagagatggtgatacaagtgcaatgtggatagtagataatagtttttgtaatctgaaattataaaaacagcaaggtaacaagtgataaaagtgagcgtaaatggtattgcaatgatggtaaacaaggcctagggttcatactttcgctagtgtaagttccctcaacaatactaacataattggatcacataactatccctcaacatgcaacaaagagtcattccaaagtcactaatagcggagaacgaatgaagagattatggtagggtacgaaaccacctcaaaattattctttccaatcaatccgttgagctattcctataagtgtcacaaacagccctagaattcgtactagaataacaccttaagacacaaatcaatcaaaaccctaatgtcacctagatactccaatgtcacctcaagtatccgtgggtatgattatacgatatgcgtcacacaatctcatattcatctattcaaccaacacaaaggacctcaaagagtgcccaaagtttctaccggagaatcacgatgaaaacgtgtgccaacccctatgcataggttcatgggcggaacccgcaagttggtcaccaaaatatacatcaagtggcacgtggtatcccattgtcaccacagatatccatggcaagacatacatcaagtattcccaAATCTTTAaaaactcaattcgataagattacttcaaaggggaaactcaattcattacaagagagaagagggggaggagaaacataggatccaactataatagcaaagctcgcgatacatcaagatcgtgccaaatcaagaacacgagagagagagagatcaaacacatagctactggtacataccctcagccccgagggagaactactccctcctcgtcatggagagcaccgggatgatgaagatggccaccggtgagggttccctcctccggcagggtgccggaacagggtcccgattgacttttggtggtgccggaatagggtcccggttgacttttggtggctacgaaggcttgtggcggcggaactcccgatctatcttgcgttctggaagttttaggtcatgtaggtatatatgggtgcaggaggtacatcaggggagccacgggggccccacgaggcagggggcgcgcccccaccctcgtgggcagctcccgtatcttctgacgtgaggtccaagtctatcaggtgtatttccttccaaaaataacttctccagttgatttcgttccatttcgactccgtctgatattcctttttttcaaaacactgaaataggcataaaacaacaaatctgggctaggcctctggttaataggttagtcccaaaaataatacaaaagtggataataaagcccaatattgcccaaaacagtagataatatagcatgaagcaatcaaaaattatagatacgttggagacgtatcagtggacgTTCAACCTTAACCAGTGTCCACTAAAAATATTAGTATATCAAAACAATTTTTTAGAACAAAGGACAACATAATGTGCCCCCGAGATCTGATGGGGCATTGTTGAAGTATAGATGGGCTTTGGTCCCATATAAACAATAATTCATGGTTGGTCTATAAGGTCCATGTGGGTGCATGACATGGTGAGAAATTTAGTACCCTACTTTCAGTGGAAGAGAGTTGAGACCTCTTTACAAGGTATTCTCTTTCACATGCTATTGCCGCTTGAAAAGAGGAATGATACACGCGCTTCTCCTCTGTCGCCCGTCTCGCCATGCCAATCATCATACGCGCTTCGTGTTTCatgaatgagccgagccgagcttaGACCTATGTCATGTGTGCACTTTATTTTTGCCGGCCAGgaacaattaattaattaaagatatCCGAGAGGTTGGACCAGGAGTTGTTGCTGACTTAGTCATGGGCCAAAGCCCTGGCCCACGTCTCCCTACCCAACGACCTATATACTAGAGGCGTTGGCAACGCTAGCCGATACacactctctgcctcctcgcgcatAACCCTAGCCGCCACTACCGTCCCACTCAGTGTTGATACTTCCGGCAATCCCATCCTGTCGACCATACGACATGCAATGATATGTACATTTACTTGGATATTAGAATGCTATTTTACTATGACATACATTTATAACTAGGATGGAAAGTGAAACTAAAAGTTATCAACATAGCAACTCTTATGAACCTCTCTCTGCGCTAGGGTCAAAGGTAGTCTCTAAGAGAAGTTCCCAAGAACCTATTGCAAAAATCCCATTATCTAGTTTGccattttttcaaaaaatgtaatatgaacaattttttaacacatggtcaacatttttctatacacatttaacattttccaaatgcttgattaacatttttaaatacttgtttaacattgtTTCAACTGCTCaataaacattttttatatacatgatcaagaaATTTCTTGATTTTTTAAtatatgatcaacattttttctatacacatttaacattgttCAAATGCTTGATCTACATTATGTAAATACTTGTTCAATTTTTTTAATAAGAgatcaacattttttatatacacgttcaacattgtccgaacatttgttcaacattttttaaacacCTGCTCAACATTTTTTATACTTATTAAAAACAtttaatacttgttcaacatttctcAAATACTCGCTcatcattttttaaatacttgttgaacatttttatatacatgatcaagaaATTTTATCATTTTTTAATACATTGTAAGCATCTTTTTATACACATTCAAAAATTTTCAAAGTGTAAAGAAAACTGAAAATGgaatcaaaaaataaaataaaaacatggaaaaaacagaaaAGATAACGATGCAGTGTACCTACCGCGAACTGGGCTGGCCCATATCCTCGTGCTCTTCAGTGAGTAAGAAGACTCGACTCGCTGAACGCGAGACATAGCAGCGCccctcattctctctctctctctcaaaaaaagcAGCGCGCCCCAAGCGATACATATCAATTATGCTCTTAGGGAGGAGCCCATTAGTCACCTACGTCTTCCACGCCTAGAATAACTAGCACACCACTTCTAAAAAAAACTAGCACACCAcaccaaaattcaaaaaagaaaaatactGCCCCTAAAAAAGGTTAGTAGCACACCACACTTTTTTTAATGGCATACCACGCGGTGTCGGTTACGAAAAGTCACACCACATGTGTGTTTGTGTGTGCCCGATAAATAAACATGCATGTAAAAGAACTTATCTCCCATATATTGAAAAGGTAAAAAGTGAAAAAAAGCCATGCAACATAAGAACAAAAACAGTGACATATTTATAAAATATACTatgatattttttaaaatactCGATAAACATCTTTAAAAGTATGATGAATATTTCAAAGTACACACTGGAAAATTTATATGTACAGAgtgaatattttaaaaatatatgaTGAAAAACTTTAAATACAtgataattttttttaaaagatgATGGACATCTTATGAAAAAAATGCAACGATGAAATATTGACATATATTAACCTACACGATGAAGATATTTGGAAAACAAAATGAACATCTTTTAATAAACCAAAAAAATTAAACTACACGATGATCATTTTGTTAATATAGATATGAATACTTTTCATTGCACCAAAACTTTCTGAAAGTACACGATGATCACTTATTAATACACGCCAATTTTTTTTgatacatgataaacatttttaaatacaaGAAAAACACTTTTTAAATATATACAATGTACattgttttaaaacatgatgaaaaAAGAgctgagaaaaaaataaaaaaggaagaaaggagataataaaaataaaagaaaaaggaaatgagagagagagagagagagagagagagagagagagagagagagagagagagagagagagatccctcATTCTGGTTAACATGGCCAAGTGTATTGTATTATTTTTCCAAGATAAAAATGAATATTAAACTAGGTAAATAGGGAAATCAACATGGCTCAAAAATCCAAGGAAGGAATAAACCCTAATAGACCTGTTTAAAATTAACAACACGACTGAATAGAACCTTGTGCAAATAGGTATTTCAACACCGCCTTCTCCCCTATACTACTGGGCTGGCCCGGATTGAGGGCTCTATAAGCGAGCACTCGCTATATCTCGCAGTGAGAGAGATATAGCTTTACACTCTTAGCCTTCGAAGCACACTTTTATTTGATTTTGGGCCGATAGCTCAATGGCAAACTAATAGAAACCTTTCTGGTTTGGTCAATTGGGTCTTCGGAAGTTCCTATAGAGAGGACGTATCCAGTGCATCAAACCTGAAAAAACACACTTTAATCTACAAATTAATATAAAATTAGATTCAAATTTTAGGCACAACTCGAGAAAGAAAAACAACAAATTCAACTTATATTTTTAATGAGATCAATTCACGGCTTCAGAATAACTAGTGGTCCTTACATGATTTCACTTTTTCTATTCTAGAGTTGTGGATTGAATTTAGACTTGATATTTCATGGCATTGTAAATGTATTTTTGTATCTCTCTACTAAATTAAATTAAACCTAAGGAAAGTTCAACGATATTTATAATTTTAAATGTTTGTTTTTCATGTTAAGTCGTTGGTCCATTAAACTTGTCAACTTTCAATTTACCCCTTCCAATGAATATAAAATAATTTATAAACTGCATTTATTTAGGAACAGTATTCCCAAGATTATTTTAATAAATGAAATATGTTCTATCATCTATTTAAATGTCCATGTTAGTCAAATTGTGTTCATGGGTGCTAAATAAAATGTCCTTGTGTGTAAAAATAAATGTCCACTCACATCATGAAAATCATTTTAACATAAAAACTTTGTGCAAGGACAGAAATCATTTTTTATATGTTTCACCTCACATATAGAAACTTTTCATGTATGTCAAACAAAATCTTCAcgtaaattaaaaaaaatgttcaactCTTTAAAGTGTCCGACAGATAAAAACTTCTGATGGATAAATACTTTATTTGCCATAGAATATGTGCACATGACTCATTAAAAATATTCTGTGCAGACAAAAGATAATAAATTACTCCACTGCgttaaattttattttatttttattcaagaAACATGGTATAGTTTTCTGTACATAGGCTCGTAAGCAAAAAAAAATGTCTTACATGGATATTTTTGTAAAAATGGCAGAATAAATTATATTTTAGGACTAGAAAAATATAATGCCAAAAGagtgaaaaggaaaaaagaaacatcACATTGTGTTGTGTGTTAGATGCATCATGCGTGTGCCCCGTTACTTGACGCTTTGGGCAATCATGGCCAGCTTAATCAGCCACGCTGATACTTGCAAGGTATGTATGCGAGCATACGCGCTGCCGTGCACACTCCGCACAGATTCATCATCCACCACCTCGATTAGATACGTCCTGCAAGCCAACAAGCAACATTTTTGCAAGGCCTATATATGACTATCGCTTGATCGGTGCCCGCAACACTCCAGCAGTTCAGTTTTCATCGTCAATCAGTTGAAAAGAGGCAGAAAAACGAAGAACAGTTCAGCAGCATCGATCCGGTCGGCCGTGGACATGTCTCCGGCCAGCTCGTTCGCGTCGCTCTGCCGGCGCAGGCTGATCCACTGCACCACCCGCCTCGGCTGCGACAACCAGCCAGCCACGGCGGCGCATTTTCTGGCGCTGGATCGGCGGAGATCGTTTTCGTCCTCTGGCCTGCGTCGTGGCATCGGAGGAACcaggagcagcggcggcggcgcaggtggcACAGGACGACCTGCTGCAGGTTTCTCCACCTGGTAATCCAATCAATTTTCCATGATCTTGGTTCGGTTTTTGTAATGGTCATAGTACAGCTTACATTCGTGAACTGCCTTGCAACTCTCTGTTCTTCTTTTGTCAGGGCAAGACTGGCAATTGGCTCCACTGTTGCTATCGCGGCGCCGTTCCTGCACTCCAAATCGGCGTCGATTCTGCGGATCGGAAGTAAGTACATCAACCAAACCAAGTAACCAAGTAGGAAGATAGAATCAATGGATATTAACATTTGTCATGGACTGCTTCCATTAAGATGAGGTGGAGATGGTGAAGGACGCCGCCGAGACCGCGGCGGAGGTCGTGGAGGAGGTGGCCACGGCGGCCGAGAGGGTGTCGTCCGAGGTGGCCGGGCATCTGCCGGAGGACGGCCGGCTGAGACGCGCCGCCGTGGCAGTCGAGCACGCCTCCAAGGAGGTCGCGGAGGAGGCTCATCTTGCACGAGACATCATCCACAAGGTAGTCCGGTTACTTTTGGAGTTCTCTTGCAATCTTAAGCAACCTACTTTTGGTCGATTGCAAGTGAAGTGAGAGTGATCCGTGACTTGAAGCAACATCCCAACGCTGTTTTTGTGTTTCTTGCTGTGAGGGTGCTTACCACCTTTATAAAGCATCAGAATACTATTACTATTCTCTTCCTCAGCAAGCAAAATGTTTATGCAGGTCGATGAAATTGAGGAGGACGTCAAGGCAATTATCGAACCGATTATGGATCATGGGAAGCACGAGAGGAAGCATTTAGAAAAGTAGAATTTTTTTCTTTGTAGCCTAGATTCATCCAGGCCGATCCCGCTGTCTCATGGGACCGCGGAGACAATagagaagcattctataaagctgcATTATTCATGTCGAATTCATTTTTCCAATATTAAAAACCAAAATAAGTATATGGGCATTGAAAAATCATGGGTATCCATGTCGTTGCTTGCTTGTACGGAGATCTTATCTTACGAGTCGTGAAATGTATTTTTTGTGCTCGAAGTATGCCCGAACTCTGGAGGCCATCGTTTGCGGTGTCATTGTAATATAGTGATGGAGTATATCAACCCACTCCTATCCCACACACTCTTGCAAATGGCAGCTGCAACAATTTAAATAGAACAACACATTTACCAAAATAACTAATATATTGTAAAAAATAATTACACATGAAACATACAATTAATTATTAGATCTTTGTCGAAAAACTAATTATTAGATCAACTAATGCTAATAATCTAACTAGGTAGCATGGACACTAATATAACCAAACAATATACATAACACAATATTCTAGGCAACACGACCGATGCAATCACATGTTTGTGCTGTATATATTTTTTATCTATAttttaaataatttatttattttccCCTCCATTCATGTGATTTTTGTTGCCAATCAAAAAGAACTCTCGCAAAAGCATATATAATGATAACAGTGCCAATTCTCCATCTAACCTAATAAACAACAAAAACACCACGCCAAGTAATGCCAATTTTGCATTTTGTGGCGGGGGAGGGGCTGGAGGTCCAATGGACAGGCTGGATCAAGTGTAGCAGAGCGGCCACAGTTGGACGAGTTTGCAGTGAAGGAGGCCGGTGAGGTGGAGTGTGTGGCTGCTAGGGTTTCGAANNNNNNNNNNNNNNNNNNNNNNNNNNNNNNNNNNNNNNNNNNNNNNNNNNNNNNNNNNNNNNNNNNNNNNNNNNNNNNNNNNNNNNNNNNNNNNNNNNNNNNNNNNNNNNNNNNNNNNNNNNNNNNNNNNNNNNNNNNNNNNNNNNNNNNNNNNNNNNNNNNNNNNNNNNNNNNNNNNNNNNNNNNNNNNNNNNNNNNNNNNNNNNNNNNNNNNNNNNNNNNNNNNNNNNNNNNNNNNNNNNNNNNNNNNNNNNNNNNNNNNNNNNNNNNNNNNNNNNNNNNNNNNNNNNNNNNNNNNNNNNNNNNNNNNNNNNNNNNNNNNNNNNNNNNNNNNNNNNNNNNNNNNNNNNNNNNNNNNNNNNNNNNNNNNNNNNNNNNNNNNNNNNNNNNNNNNNNNNNNNNNNNNNNNNNNNNNNNNNNNNNNNNNNNNNNNNNNNNNNNNNNNNNNNNNNNNNNNNNNNNNNNNNNNNNNNNNNNNNNNNNNNNNNNNNNNNNNNNNNNNNNNNNNNNNNNNNNNNNNNNNNNNNNNNNNNNNNNNNNNNNNNNNNNNNNNNNNNNNNNNNNNNNNNNNNNNNNNNNNNNNNNNNNNNNNNNNNNNNNNNNNNNNNNNNNNNNNNNNNNNNNNNNNNCAATGGGGGATAACTCGAAGGGCACGATTTCATTCAGTGAATCGTCATGGATAAAGACTTCCTAAAAGTCTCCGCGTACGCATAGACGACGGTTTTGCACACAAAAAAGGCCACGTATGTGGCAGTCATCCACAACGATTTCTTTCAGGCTTGACCATCTTCCAATCATCCCACGCGACTTAATTTGTGAAACTGTCGTGAATGCATCATTTGTGCACAGTTCCTTAAATCATTGTGGATGGAGTTTTGTATTTGACCTGACCTGCACTCGAGTTGCACCCAAGTCCTATTTGGTGCTTAAGGTGCTACTTATAGCCTCATTTCCTAACTAGCGCACACCCATTGCAGCACCTACGTAGCAGATGGGCCATGTAAGTTTGCTTTCTTGTTTACAGAAGCATGTGCACCGTACAGTTTTGTCTAAAAAAATGTGCACCTTAT
The sequence above is a segment of the Triticum dicoccoides isolate Atlit2015 ecotype Zavitan chromosome 1A, WEW_v2.0, whole genome shotgun sequence genome. Coding sequences within it:
- the LOC119336624 gene encoding uncharacterized protein LOC119336624, which gives rise to MSPASSFASLCRRRLIHCTTRLGCDNQPATAAHFLALDRRRSFSSSGLRRGIGGTRSSGGGAGGTGRPAAGFSTWARLAIGSTVAIAAPFLHSKSASILRIGNEVEMVKDAAETAAEVVEEVATAAERVSSEVAGHLPEDGRLRRAAVAVEHASKEVAEEAHLARDIIHKVDEIEEDVKAIIEPIMDHGKHERKHLEK